A single genomic interval of Trichosurus vulpecula isolate mTriVul1 chromosome 6, mTriVul1.pri, whole genome shotgun sequence harbors:
- the LOC118854263 gene encoding olfactory receptor 508-like, producing MEFKPSGNYTAVTSFLILGLTDDHIFCIILFVLFMGIYLFTVMGNFCTIILIRLSPQLHTPMYFFLSHLAFVDVGYSTSVTPNLLVNFMVEKNIITYPGCVTQLCSLVTFGATESFLLTFMAYDRYMAICNPLLYSVKMSDQVCCLLIVAAYVGGCLNGVTYTGCLLNLFFCGPNVINHFFCDFSPLVKLSCYHVLAAEILPAIYSAIIIAIALTTIAVSYLYIFFTILNMNSTEGRHKAFSTCTSHLTAVTLFYGTIIFIYVMPTSSYSTDQNKVVSIFYIVVIPMLNPMIYSLRNKEIKDALRRLVSSKRHS from the coding sequence ATGGAGTTTAAGCCATCAGGAAACTACACTGCAGTGACCAGCTTCCTTATTCTGGGATTAACAGATGATCACATTTTTTGTATCATTCTCTTTGTGCTATTTATGGGGATATATTTATTCACTGTAATGGGAAATTTCTGTACAATTATTCTAATTAGGCTGAGTCCACAGCTTCATACTCCCATGTACTTCTTTCTCAGTCATTTGGCTTTTGTTGATGTTGGGTATTCCACATCAGTTACACCTAACTTGCTAGTGAATTTCATGGTGGAGAAAAACATCATCACTTATCCTGGCTGTGTTACCCAATTATGTTCCCTGGTCACCTTTGGGGCCACAGAGTCCTTCTTACTTACATTCATGGCTTATGACCGCTACATGGCTATTTGTAACCCATTGCTTTACTCTGTGAAAATGTCAGACCAGGTCTGCTGTCTACTAATAGTGGCTGCCTATGTAGGTGGCTGTTTGAATGGGGTAACTTATACAGgctgtttgttgaatttatttttctgtggCCCTAATGTAATCAATCACTTTTTCTGTGACTTCTCTCCTTTGGTTAAGCTTTCCTGTTATCATGTCTTAGCAGCAGAAATACTTCCTGCTATCTACtcagcaataataatagctatagcTCTTACAACCATTGCCGTCTCCTATCTGTATATCTTCTTCACCATTCTCAATATGAACtcaacagaaggaagacacaAAGCCTTCTCCACCTGTACTTCCCATCTCACTGCAGTCACTCTTTTCTATGGGACCATTATATTCATTTATGTGATGCCTACATCCAGTTATTCCACGGATCAGAACAAAGTGGTGTCCATCTTCTATATTGTGGTGATCCCAATGTTGAACCCCATGATTTACAGCCTCAGGAACAAGGAGATTAAAGATGCCTTAAGAAGACTGGTCAGTAGCAAGAGACATTCTTAA
- the LOC118854930 gene encoding olfactory receptor 508-like, with amino-acid sequence MDSKPSGNYTAVTNFLLLGLTDDPLLCIILFVLFLGIYVFTVMGNFCTIILIRLSPQLHTPMYLFLSHLAFVDFWYSTGATPNMLANFLEEENIITYSGCITQLCSLVTFGATESFLLTSMAYDRYMAICNPLLYSVKMSNQVCLLLIVISYIGGCLNGVTYTGCLLHLSFCGPNVIDHFFCDFSPLIKLSCYHTFAAEILPAIYSAVIISIALVTIVISYLYIFITILSMNSTEGRHKAFSTCTSHLTAVTLFYGTIIFIYVMPTSSYSTDQNKVVSVFYIVVIPMLNPMIYSLRNKEIKDALKRLVNNKRHY; translated from the coding sequence ATGGATTCTAAGCCATCAGGAAACTACACAGCAGTCACCAACTTCCTTCTGCTGGGATTAACAGATGATCCCCTTCTTTGTATCATCCTTTTTGTGTTATTTCTGGGGATATATGTATTCACAGTAATGGGAAATTTCTGCACAATCATTCTGATTAGGCTAAGTCCCCAGCTTCACACCCCTATGTACCTCTTTCTTAGTCATTTGGCTTTTGTTGATTTTTGGTATTCTACAGGTGCTACACCTAACATGCTCGCAAattttttagaggaggaaaatATCATCACTTATTCTGGCTGTATTACCCAGCTGTGTTCTCTGGTGACTTTTGGAGCCACAGAGTCCTTCTTGCTCACATCCATGGCATATGACCGTTACATGGCCATTTGTAACCCATTACTTTACTCTGTGAAAATGTCCAACCAGGTTTGCCTTCTGCTTATAGTGATTTCCTACATAGGTGGTTGTCTGAATGGAGTAACTTATACTGGCTGCTTATTGCATTTATCCTTCTGTGGACCCAATGTAATCGATCACTTTTTCTGTGACTTCTCTCCATTGATTAAGCTTTCCTGTTATCATACTTTTGCAGCAGAAATACTTCCTGCTATTTACTCAGCAGTAATAATATCTATAGCTCTTGTTACCATTGTCATCTCCTACCTGTATATCTTCATTACCATTCTCAGTATGAACtcaacagaaggaagacacaAAGCCTTCTCTACCTGCACTTCCCACCTCACTGCAGTCACTCTATTCTATGGGACCATTATCTTTATTTATGTAATGCCTACATCCAGCTATTCTACAGATCAGAACAAAGTGGTATCCGTTTTTTATATTGTGGTGATCCCAATGTTGAACCCCATGATCTATAGCCTAAGGAACAAGGAGATTAAAGATGCCTTAAAAAGGCTGGTCAACAATAAAAGACATTATTAA